From one Flavobacteriales bacterium genomic stretch:
- a CDS encoding prolipoprotein diacylglyceryl transferase, with protein sequence MPIEIPFEPAILGVQLNVHLILEYLAFFVAFRYYVFLRKRTEDVISSNNRLSIVLGAALGALIGSRVVGILENPLLMANQNWLELMNTKTIMGGLFGGLLGVELAKKIIGEQQSSGDLFTFPIIVGIFIGRIGCFLMGIKEFTYGKATTFFMGMDLGDGISRHPIALYELFFLMVLFWGLKKLNQKQKLAYGLTFQWFMIAYFLFRFFIEFLKPNEFLLLGLSTIQYLCILCVVYYHKTIINVFRNAN encoded by the coding sequence ATGCCTATAGAAATTCCCTTTGAACCGGCAATATTAGGTGTGCAGCTAAACGTTCATCTAATTCTAGAGTATTTAGCATTTTTTGTGGCTTTTCGTTATTATGTTTTCTTGAGAAAAAGAACCGAAGATGTCATTTCGTCTAATAATCGCTTGTCAATTGTTTTAGGAGCTGCTTTAGGGGCCTTAATAGGTTCAAGAGTAGTGGGGATATTAGAAAATCCTTTATTGATGGCGAATCAAAATTGGTTGGAATTGATGAATACCAAAACCATTATGGGAGGCCTTTTTGGTGGTTTATTGGGGGTAGAGCTAGCAAAGAAGATCATAGGGGAACAACAGTCCTCTGGAGATTTATTTACCTTTCCCATTATAGTTGGAATATTTATAGGAAGAATAGGTTGCTTTCTGATGGGAATAAAGGAGTTTACTTATGGTAAAGCTACCACATTTTTTATGGGAATGGATTTGGGGGATGGGATAAGCCGTCATCCTATAGCTCTTTACGAACTCTTTTTTTTAATGGTTCTTTTCTGGGGGCTCAAAAAGTTAAATCAAAAGCAGAAATTGGCTTATGGGTTGACTTTTCAGTGGTTTATGATTGCTTATTTTTTATTTCGATTCTTTATTGAGTTTTTAAAACCCAATGAGTTTTTATTATTAGGATTGAGTACGATTCAATATTTATGTATCTTGTGTGTGGTTTATTACCATAAAACTATTATTAACGTCTTTAGAAATGCCAACTAG
- a CDS encoding exonuclease domain-containing protein has protein sequence MSNLYAIVDIETTGSFSSTGGITEIAIVVTDGQQIIETYETLVNPNAYIPPFIQNLTGISNEMVENAPQFAEVAKEIAELLEGKIFVAHNVNFDYKYVKYELELAGYSIGQPRLCTVRLGRKILPGLPSYSLGKLTKTLGIKHESKHRAMSDTMATTELFHLLIEKGEGDILATLKTVSKQPNLPANLPERIFNKLPQETGIYYFYNSRKEIIYIGKAKNIKKRVTTHFTGKATAQKLSFYKEVYHVSTELTGTELIASLLEDAEIKHYWPIYNRSQKSKVNKFGVFLYENQKGIAQLGITKIGNQVKPLKTFPSLSDTRNWLIKKIEEFELKPQLCGMPEFDSLVIEQEEHQENIQKFLDEYDNASSSFLLAGKGRAAGEQSFVLVEKGTYKGYGFLNREEVSISTIEEVENYLIRREETITTRTIIRSEKFNEPIKKIVF, from the coding sequence ATGAGTAATTTATATGCAATAGTCGATATTGAAACTACAGGGAGTTTTTCTTCTACTGGGGGAATTACAGAAATAGCCATTGTAGTAACAGATGGTCAGCAAATAATAGAAACCTATGAAACGCTTGTAAATCCTAATGCTTATATCCCTCCTTTTATTCAAAATTTGACCGGAATTTCTAATGAAATGGTAGAAAACGCTCCTCAATTTGCAGAGGTAGCAAAAGAGATTGCCGAGCTATTAGAGGGCAAAATCTTTGTGGCACATAATGTTAATTTTGATTATAAATATGTCAAGTATGAATTAGAATTAGCGGGATATTCCATTGGTCAACCCCGGTTATGTACAGTTCGTTTAGGACGAAAAATACTACCTGGACTACCATCTTATAGTTTGGGCAAGCTCACGAAAACGTTAGGGATAAAGCATGAGAGTAAACACCGTGCTATGTCTGATACCATGGCTACAACTGAGCTCTTTCATTTGTTAATAGAAAAAGGGGAGGGAGACATTTTAGCGACATTAAAAACGGTATCAAAACAACCGAATTTACCAGCCAATTTACCAGAAAGAATATTTAATAAATTGCCTCAGGAAACGGGAATATACTATTTCTATAACAGTCGAAAGGAAATTATTTACATAGGAAAAGCAAAGAATATCAAAAAGCGTGTTACGACGCATTTTACCGGAAAAGCAACCGCACAAAAACTTTCATTTTATAAAGAGGTTTATCATGTTTCAACGGAGTTAACTGGTACAGAACTCATTGCTTCTTTACTAGAGGATGCAGAGATTAAACATTACTGGCCTATATATAATCGTTCTCAAAAAAGTAAAGTCAATAAATTTGGTGTTTTTCTGTATGAAAATCAAAAAGGAATCGCTCAATTAGGAATTACGAAAATAGGGAATCAAGTGAAACCCTTAAAAACATTTCCGAGTTTATCTGATACTAGAAATTGGCTAATCAAAAAAATAGAGGAGTTTGAATTAAAACCTCAATTATGTGGTATGCCAGAGTTCGATTCTTTAGTCATAGAACAAGAAGAACATCAAGAAAATATTCAAAAGTTTTTAGATGAGTATGATAATGCTTCAAGTTCTTTTTTATTGGCTGGAAAAGGTAGAGCTGCTGGAGAACAATCTTTTGTTTTGGTAGAGAAAGGAACCTACAAAGGGTATGGATTTCTCAATAGAGAAGAAGTAAGTATTTCCACCATAGAAGAGGTTGAGAATTATCTGATAAGAAGAGAGGAGACGATTACTACAAGAACAATTATTCGTTCAGAGAAGTTTAATGAGCCGATAAAAAAAATAGTTTTTTGA
- the ligA gene encoding NAD-dependent DNA ligase LigA, translating into MELQERIAFLTQELNQHNYNYYVLNESVISDYDFDLLLKELQELEEKHPEFASPNSPTKRVGGDITKNFETVAHRFPMLSLANSYSKEEIQEFEERVQKLIGGEIEYVCELKYDGVAISITYENGELVRALTRGDGIEGEDVTANVRTIRSIPLKLEGDYPDSFDIRGEIVFPLAAFNRLNKEREAAGEPIFANPRNTASGTIKMQDSSVVASRGLDCQLYQFYAEANPFDGHFEAVNSVKEWGFKTPSLAHNYIKKVNSIDGIMKFINYWDEKRSELPFEIDGIVIKVNNHHKQQELGFTSKSPRWAIAYKFKAERVSTVLNEITYQVGRTGAITPVANLEPVQLAGTTVKRASLHNADQIEKLDVREKDTVYVEKGGEIIPKIIAVELSKRPVDSAPTVYITHCPECGSELVRVEGEAQHYCPNSSNCKPQITGKIEHFIGRKMMNIDGLGVETVVQLFEAGLIKNSADLYDLTFEQVEPLERMAEKSVNNLLKGLEDSKKVPFEKVLFALGIRYVGETVAKKLAKHFRNIDALIAASEEELVAVDEIGGRIAESVKSFFEDEMNVSIVSRLRKAGLQFELDETEHQQQSAVLEGKSIVVSGVFEMSRNDLKKLIESHGGKNASSISSKTDYLIRGDKMGPSKLAKAEKLGIKMLSEQELLALVGEA; encoded by the coding sequence ATGGAACTACAAGAAAGAATAGCATTTTTAACCCAAGAACTGAATCAACATAATTATAATTACTATGTGTTAAATGAATCCGTAATTTCTGATTATGATTTTGATTTATTGTTGAAGGAGTTGCAAGAATTAGAAGAAAAACATCCTGAGTTTGCATCACCTAATTCGCCTACAAAACGTGTAGGAGGAGATATTACCAAAAATTTTGAAACGGTAGCGCATCGTTTTCCAATGCTTTCTTTAGCGAACAGTTACTCAAAAGAAGAGATTCAAGAGTTTGAGGAAAGGGTTCAGAAGTTAATCGGAGGAGAAATAGAATATGTATGCGAGCTGAAATATGATGGGGTAGCGATAAGCATTACTTATGAAAATGGAGAGTTAGTTAGAGCTTTAACACGTGGAGATGGTATTGAAGGAGAAGATGTAACGGCCAATGTTCGAACTATCCGTTCAATTCCTTTGAAATTAGAAGGAGATTATCCGGATAGTTTTGATATCCGTGGAGAAATTGTTTTTCCATTGGCTGCATTTAACCGATTGAATAAAGAGCGTGAAGCTGCTGGGGAACCTATATTTGCTAATCCAAGAAATACAGCTTCAGGAACAATTAAAATGCAAGATTCTTCTGTTGTAGCATCAAGAGGGCTAGATTGTCAATTGTATCAATTTTATGCGGAAGCTAATCCCTTTGATGGACATTTTGAGGCTGTTAATTCTGTCAAAGAATGGGGCTTTAAAACCCCTTCTTTAGCTCATAATTATATCAAAAAGGTTAATTCAATTGATGGGATCATGAAATTTATCAACTATTGGGATGAAAAACGATCGGAATTACCTTTTGAAATTGATGGAATTGTTATTAAAGTCAATAACCACCATAAGCAACAAGAACTGGGGTTTACTTCTAAATCTCCGCGTTGGGCCATTGCATACAAATTTAAGGCAGAACGCGTTTCAACAGTATTAAATGAAATAACCTATCAAGTAGGACGTACTGGAGCAATAACGCCTGTTGCTAACTTAGAACCTGTACAGCTAGCTGGAACTACAGTTAAACGAGCGAGTCTACATAACGCCGATCAAATTGAAAAATTGGATGTAAGAGAAAAGGATACTGTTTATGTGGAAAAAGGAGGAGAAATTATCCCTAAAATTATCGCAGTTGAGCTTTCTAAACGGCCAGTAGATTCTGCGCCAACGGTTTATATTACCCATTGTCCTGAATGTGGATCAGAGTTAGTTCGAGTAGAGGGTGAAGCACAGCATTATTGTCCAAATTCTTCTAATTGTAAACCTCAAATTACTGGAAAAATAGAACATTTTATTGGACGTAAAATGATGAACATTGATGGGTTAGGAGTGGAAACGGTAGTTCAGCTATTTGAGGCTGGATTAATAAAAAATAGTGCAGATTTATATGATTTAACGTTTGAACAGGTAGAGCCTTTAGAACGTATGGCAGAGAAGTCTGTGAACAACTTGTTGAAAGGACTTGAAGACTCTAAAAAAGTTCCTTTTGAAAAAGTGTTATTTGCGTTAGGAATTCGATATGTAGGGGAAACAGTAGCAAAAAAACTAGCCAAACATTTTAGAAATATTGATGCTTTAATAGCTGCATCAGAAGAAGAGTTAGTAGCTGTTGATGAAATTGGAGGAAGAATAGCAGAAAGCGTAAAGTCTTTTTTCGAAGATGAAATGAATGTGAGTATTGTAAGTCGCTTAAGGAAAGCTGGATTACAATTTGAGTTAGATGAGACTGAGCATCAACAACAATCTGCGGTATTAGAAGGAAAGTCTATTGTGGTTTCTGGTGTTTTTGAGATGAGTAGAAATGATCTAAAGAAATTAATTGAGTCACATGGAGGTAAAAACGCTTCTTCTATTTCAAGTAAAACAGATTATTTGATACGTGGTGATAAAATGGGACCAAGTAAGTTGGCTAAAGCTGAAAAATTAGGGATTAAGATGTTAAGTGAACAAGAGTTATTGGCTTTAGTTGGTGAAGCTTAA